The following proteins are encoded in a genomic region of Methylovorus glucosotrophus:
- the mraZ gene encoding division/cell wall cluster transcriptional repressor MraZ: protein MFRGATSLNLDAKGRLAVPAKHRDALLSQCAGHLVLTAHPHRCLLLYPQPAWEPIQAKMMALSSFDRQSSSLQRLLVGFAEDIDMDSAGRLLVSPVLREFAGLEKQAMLVGQGSHFELWNMDAWRAQLDQVMAADEMVLPAELEGFSL, encoded by the coding sequence ATGTTTCGCGGTGCTACATCATTGAATCTGGATGCCAAGGGCAGATTGGCCGTGCCGGCCAAGCACCGCGATGCCCTGTTGTCCCAGTGCGCCGGTCATCTGGTGCTCACTGCGCATCCACACCGCTGCCTCCTCCTTTATCCCCAGCCTGCCTGGGAACCCATTCAGGCCAAAATGATGGCGCTCTCCAGTTTTGACCGCCAGTCCAGCAGTCTGCAGCGTTTGCTGGTGGGCTTTGCCGAAGATATCGACATGGATAGCGCAGGCCGCCTGCTGGTGTCTCCGGTATTACGCGAATTTGCCGGTCTGGAAAAACAGGCCATGCTGGTCGGTCAGGGTAGCCATTTTGAGCTCTGGAACATGGACGCCTGGCGAGCCCAGCTTGATCAGGTGATGGCCGCCGACGAAATGGTGCTGCCGGCCGAACTTGAAGGATTCTCACTGTGA
- the rsmH gene encoding 16S rRNA (cytosine(1402)-N(4))-methyltransferase RsmH: MSARSQSPSEVVVSPHVSVLLEEAVAALAIKPNGIYVDGTFGRGGHSRKILEQLGADGRLLGLDRDLAAVSAAQSIQDPRFSIHHHHFSELGEVLRAQDIQQVDGVLLDLGISSPQIDEGERGFSFRFDGPLDMRMDQSRGQTAAEFLAEASEQQLTGVIKEYGEERFAKQVARAIVAARTGGNALTTTGQLAKVVAGAIPKVEPGQDPATRTFQALRIFLNQELEELSLVLPQCLDALAPGGRLAVISFHSLEDRIVKRFVRSEQDRDDLPANFPVLAKDLPQPRMMAVGKPIKPSAAEIKRNPRSRSAVLRVAERTGVA, translated from the coding sequence GTGAGCGCGCGCTCACAATCCCCCTCCGAAGTCGTTGTGTCCCCACATGTTTCGGTATTGCTTGAAGAGGCGGTCGCTGCCCTGGCGATCAAGCCGAATGGCATTTACGTGGATGGCACCTTTGGTCGCGGTGGTCATAGCCGCAAAATTCTCGAGCAATTAGGCGCAGATGGTCGCCTTTTGGGCCTGGACCGTGATCTGGCAGCTGTTTCGGCTGCCCAGTCCATTCAGGATCCACGTTTTTCCATACACCATCATCACTTTTCCGAGTTGGGCGAAGTATTGCGCGCCCAAGACATCCAGCAGGTCGACGGGGTCTTGCTGGACCTTGGAATTTCATCGCCGCAAATCGACGAAGGCGAGCGCGGTTTCAGTTTCAGATTTGACGGTCCGCTGGACATGCGCATGGATCAAAGCCGTGGGCAAACAGCCGCTGAGTTTCTGGCGGAGGCGTCCGAGCAACAACTTACGGGGGTAATTAAAGAATATGGTGAAGAACGGTTTGCTAAACAGGTTGCAAGGGCGATTGTTGCGGCACGCACAGGGGGGAATGCCCTCACCACTACAGGACAGCTTGCCAAGGTCGTGGCTGGGGCGATCCCCAAAGTCGAGCCTGGGCAAGACCCGGCGACGCGCACCTTTCAAGCTTTACGGATTTTCCTCAATCAGGAGCTTGAGGAGTTGTCGCTAGTTTTACCGCAATGCCTGGATGCCCTGGCACCAGGTGGTCGTCTGGCCGTGATCAGCTTTCACTCGCTGGAAGACCGCATCGTAAAACGCTTTGTGCGCAGCGAGCAGGATCGCGACGACTTGCCTGCCAACTTTCCGGTGCTGGCGAAAGATTTGCCGCAGCCACGCATGATGGCGGTGGGCAAGCCCATCAAGCCCAGTGCTGCTGAGATCAAGCGCAACCCACGTTCACGCAGCGCCGTGCTGCGTGTGGCCGAGCGTACGGGGGTGGCATAA
- the ftsL gene encoding cell division protein FtsL, whose amino-acid sequence MTRLNLILFMVLIVTALGVITSQHKSRKLYIELQQQEDAAKQYDVEWGQLQLEQSTWAMHARIEQIANQRLHMQVPDAKRVQVVTRGAQP is encoded by the coding sequence ATGACGCGGCTCAACCTCATCCTCTTCATGGTACTGATTGTAACGGCGCTAGGCGTCATCACGTCCCAGCACAAGTCGCGTAAGCTCTATATCGAATTGCAGCAACAGGAAGATGCCGCCAAGCAATATGACGTGGAGTGGGGCCAGTTGCAGCTGGAGCAAAGCACCTGGGCCATGCACGCGCGGATTGAGCAGATAGCCAACCAGCGTCTGCATATGCAGGTGCCGGATGCCAAGCGGGTGCAGGTGGTGACGCGAGGTGCCCAGCCATGA
- a CDS encoding peptidoglycan D,D-transpeptidase FtsI family protein: protein MRSRVIQPPVIKLPAWRRRVLLIVVMAGFAALLGRSIYLQSMHKGFLQKEGDARYSRSMKLPAHRGMITDRFGEPLAISTPVESIWASPPDVQATPQQISKMATLLKMKPAELNKKLANNPREFVYIKRRIPPELAKQVMQIGVPGVFMQREYRRYYPAGEVMAHLVGFTGIDENGQEGFELRYQDWLSGKSGSRRVIKDRQGHIVEDLEAVKVPQDGHDLVLSIDRKIQYLAYRELAHAVDQFKAKAGAAIVLDARTGEVLAMANLPTYNPNNPVNMAGRSRNRAIVDTFEPGSTLKPFTAAAALESGHFTPDTHIQTAPGILRIGPATIHDAHPQGMLTVAQVIQKSSNVGSAKMALTLEPQYLWGIYNHMGFGSPTHIGFPGEASGRLRNYKNWRPIEQATMSFGHGISLTLLQLARAYTVFANDGELKPVSLLKLKETPVGQQVFSAKTALAVRDMLELVVQPGGTAPRAQIAGYRVAGKTGTAHKLGPGGYLADKYVSSFVGLAPASNPRLIIAVMVDEPSSGQYYGGTVAAPVFSAIMAGALRMLAVPQDAPNDNIVIPPEDAPEIKEVV, encoded by the coding sequence ATGAGGTCGCGCGTGATTCAGCCTCCCGTGATCAAGCTCCCCGCCTGGCGTCGCCGCGTATTGTTGATCGTGGTGATGGCGGGTTTTGCCGCATTGCTGGGCCGCAGTATCTACCTGCAAAGCATGCACAAAGGCTTTCTGCAGAAAGAGGGCGATGCCCGCTATAGCCGCTCGATGAAGCTGCCAGCGCATCGCGGCATGATCACCGATCGTTTTGGTGAGCCACTGGCCATCAGTACGCCGGTGGAGTCGATCTGGGCGAGTCCGCCGGACGTGCAGGCCACGCCGCAGCAGATCAGCAAAATGGCGACGCTACTCAAAATGAAGCCCGCCGAACTCAATAAAAAACTCGCCAATAATCCGCGCGAGTTTGTCTACATCAAGCGCCGCATTCCGCCCGAGCTTGCCAAGCAAGTCATGCAGATTGGCGTGCCCGGTGTTTTCATGCAGCGCGAATACCGTCGCTATTACCCAGCTGGCGAAGTCATGGCGCATCTGGTCGGGTTTACCGGTATCGATGAAAATGGCCAGGAAGGCTTTGAGCTGCGCTACCAGGATTGGCTCTCCGGCAAATCCGGCAGCCGTCGCGTGATCAAGGACCGCCAAGGTCATATTGTGGAAGACCTGGAAGCCGTCAAAGTCCCGCAGGATGGCCATGATCTGGTGCTGTCGATAGACCGCAAGATCCAGTATCTGGCCTACCGCGAACTCGCGCATGCCGTCGATCAGTTCAAAGCCAAGGCCGGCGCTGCCATTGTGCTGGATGCCCGTACCGGTGAAGTACTGGCCATGGCCAATCTGCCCACCTACAACCCCAACAACCCGGTCAATATGGCCGGGCGTTCGCGCAATCGCGCCATTGTTGATACCTTTGAGCCGGGCTCCACCCTCAAGCCATTTACTGCGGCCGCTGCCCTGGAGTCCGGACATTTCACGCCAGATACCCATATCCAGACCGCGCCTGGCATTCTGCGTATTGGCCCGGCGACTATCCATGACGCTCACCCGCAAGGCATGCTGACGGTGGCGCAGGTGATTCAGAAATCCTCCAACGTTGGTTCGGCCAAGATGGCCCTGACGCTGGAGCCGCAATATCTGTGGGGCATTTATAACCACATGGGCTTTGGCAGCCCGACCCATATCGGCTTCCCCGGCGAAGCTTCCGGCCGTCTGCGCAATTACAAGAACTGGCGGCCTATCGAGCAGGCCACCATGTCGTTTGGTCACGGTATCAGTCTCACGCTCTTGCAGCTGGCGCGGGCCTATACCGTGTTTGCCAATGATGGGGAGCTGAAGCCGGTTTCGCTGCTGAAGCTGAAAGAAACCCCGGTGGGTCAGCAAGTGTTTTCCGCCAAAACGGCGCTCGCCGTGCGCGATATGCTGGAGTTGGTCGTGCAGCCAGGCGGCACGGCGCCACGTGCCCAGATAGCGGGTTACCGTGTGGCAGGCAAAACCGGTACGGCCCACAAGCTGGGGCCGGGCGGTTATCTGGCCGATAAATATGTCTCCTCGTTTGTGGGGCTGGCTCCGGCTTCCAACCCGCGCCTGATTATTGCGGTGATGGTGGATGAACCGAGCAGTGGCCAATATTACGGCGGCACCGTGGCGGCGCCAGTGTTCAGTGCCATCATGGCCGGCGCGCTGCGCATGCTCGCGGTGCCACAGGATGCGCCCAACGACAATATCGTGATCCCGCCAGAAGATGCGCCTGAGATCAAGGAGGTGGTGTAA